Part of the Salmo salar chromosome ssa10, Ssal_v3.1, whole genome shotgun sequence genome is shown below.
TACATGAGtgttctctccctcatcctctatATTTTCACCAAGATATCAGTAAGATtctcatataaaaaaaaaaaaaattcataaGGCAATTCAGGGTGTTAGTTGAATATTCTTGTTACCtctgctgacagacagacatcttctCTGGCGCTCTGTTCATTCAAGTGTCCCTGGGCTGGGACCTCTATCTCTCCACAGTGGTGCTTCTTCTAGTAACTGCCCTCTACACTATAGCTGGTAACTTTTCAACATAATCTACCAGTcatttattaattcattacatggCATTGTTTGTTATTGATTACCATTGGCTGTTAATTGATTCCAGGGGGGCTGACAGCAGTTATCTATACAGATGCTTTGCAGACGGTCATCATGGTGATAGGCGCATTCGTACTCATGTTCATAGGtactgtttttgttttctatagTATAAGTTCaacggtatacagtatatacatctaCATTTGAATTTGTCTAAAACTACTTTAGTATCATagtatataattattttattaattAATGATTGGATGATTTATTGTATTCATTTTCAAACTGACCCTTGAACTTTATCTTTAGCGTTTGACAAAGTGGGTTGGTATGAGGGTCTGCTGGAGCAGTACAAGGAGGCCATCCCCACATTGACTGTGCCCAACACTACATGTCACCTCCCCCGGTCCGATGCCTTCCACATCTTCAGAGACCCAGTGACGGGGGATCTGCCCTGGCCTGGTCTGCTGTTTGGCCTCACGGTGCTGGCCACCTGGGTGTGGTGCGCTGACCAGGTATGAGAAGGAACTTTTGTAGTTGACTTGCATTACAGTCAAGTCTAAGGTGTTATTTTGACTTGTTATTTAGGTATGTTACAGTAGACCATTACGAAGAATCCCACATTTTTGCTGAGGCGGGAGATTTCCTCACGTAAGTGACCTTGTCCTAACCTGCTCCAGGTGATAGTGCAGAGGTCTCTCTCAGCCAAGAACCTGTCCCATGCCAAAGGAGGCTCTGTGCTGGGAGGTTACCTGAAGGTCCTGCCCATGTTCTTTATCGTGATGCCTGGAATGATCAGCAGAGCACTTTACCCAAGTGAGTTCTCACTTTGTCTATACTAAATCCAATATACAGCAATGGTATTGCCCTTGTTCTGAAGTTGTATAGTATGTTAATGTGCTGTGTATTACTATATTGTCTCTTTATGTCTGCAGATGAGGTAGGATGTGTTGACCCCATTGAGTGCCAAAGAATCTGTGGAGCCACCGTGGGCTGCTCCAATATTGCCTACCCCAAACTAGTGGTAGAACTTATGCCTGTTGGTAAGACATCTGCACACACGCGTGAACACACTGAAAACACACTTACTATTGATCCTATTTTTGAAAAGGTTCAAATGTGTCAtcactgtatgtgtgtctatgtaaTTTTCTGAGGATGTTTGTATTTTAAATTTGACTCGCCCAATTTCACTCTTCAATCTGTTATATCTGTGTCTATCCTCTCCAGGCATGCGGGGGTTGATGATTGCAGTAATGATGGCTGCCCTCATGTCCTCTCTGACCTCCATCTTCAACAGCAGCAGCACCCTGTTCACCATGGACATCTGGCAGAGGGTCCGGCCACAGGCCTCCGAGCCAGAACTCATGGTAGTGGGCAGGTAGGTAACGCCATTAAAGAAATGTACAGCAATGTCTTCTAAACATGAGTCAAAGCCAGTTGtttgacaatagctgtgtctaAACATGCCCAACTTCCTCAGGTTCTGCTTTTGTTTACTCCAGGCACTGTTGTATTTTGTGCTACAATTCCTTTGAGTCCCCTGTGAATAATAAGCTTAGTATAAAATCGCATAACTAAACCTCAGAAGACATTATACAAAATCTATACAGCTTAATAAAAGTGTCAAGAATTTTCATTTTTACCCAAATAACAAGTGAAATCATTTTTTTCTCTAACAATAATACAAAATGGATAGAGCAAGCATTTTTTGTTTTGTGGGATTCCCTGTTGCAAACATTGCCTTGTTTTGAATGCAAGACTAAAGGTATATATCCCATTAAGATGTCTGTTTTATGGAGgcaatttaagtttccctgcccCATAATCCAAACCCATGACCTCTGGTCCAAAGTCCAATGCTGAATATACTCAATACGGTTACATTTACATACTAGAAAACTTGATCAGGATTTTTCTAAATTAAAACTATTTTAGTAAGGCAACGATTCCTAACAAAAGTAACCAATGCAGGATTCATTATACAATACTTTAAACTGAAAGAACCCTCACCTCCTGTCTGTGGTCATCACATGCAGGGTGTTCATCTTAGTAATGGTGGTGCTCAGCATCCTGTGGATCCCCATTATCCAGTCAGCCAACAGTGGACAGCTGTTTGACTACATCCAGGCCATCACCAGCTACCTGGCTCCTCCCATCACTGCTGTCTTCATCATGGCCATCTTCTGGAGGCGTGTCAATGAGCAGGTCAGATCAAGGGTTTCATGCCATTATTTGTTTGTATGTCATAAAGCACATTGTTGAGATTTGATATAAAACACTGTCCCTTTGTGTGTGCGTTCAATGTGGATGACCGTTAACACAGGGAGCCTTCTGGGGTCTGATCGTGGGCCTTGCTGTTGGCTTGGTGCAGATGGTGCTGGTGTTTGTGTATGGCACCCCATCTTGTGGAGAGATAGACATACGGCCAGCCTTCATCAGGGATGTCCACTACCTGTACTTTGCTCTTATCCTCCTGGCTCTCACTGGCCTGGTCATCACTGCTGTCAGCCTCTGCACTCCGGCCATTCCAGAGCACCATGTAAGAGTGCCACATGTACTAATCATAAACATTAAACTGACTTGCAAAATATATGCTGTTACTTATGAGATTCATTTCAGTTAAAAGAAAAGAACatgtacacattttgttacatgttATAACCTATTCATTCTTCCCCTCTTCAATCCCGCTGCAGCTCCATCGCCTGACATGGTGGACAAGACACAGCAAGGAGCCACGCATTGACTTCAATGACCCATGGACCACAAAGCCCAGGACACCACCCAGAACTCCTGACCCCACAGTTGGGGAGGAGGCAGCTGTGGAGGCCGGGCCATGCTGGAAGCGTACTGGAATGTGGCTGTGTGGGCTGTCTGGGCCTGAGAAGAAAAAGTTAACCCTGGAGGAGAAACATGCCTTGGAGTTAAAACTGACCAGCATTGAGGAAGAACCAATCTGGCGGAATGTGTGCAACGCTAACGCCCTCATACTACTCTCTATCAATATCTTTATGTGGGGCTACTTTGCCTGAGTTAATATAACTCTCCTTTTGATTATAGATATTCTTGAATCACATATTGTTTATTGAATTACTGATCACACTCAAAATGCTAATTAGTTTACAATTAGAATGTCAAACAATAATGGTAATGTTGTTTTTAGTTGTTGGGATTTAGACTTTTTATTGCCAAAACTGTCATCTGTATGTGTACTCCTTGATCAGGGTCAGTAGTTAGGTTTCCattcaattggtgacagattttcatgcggaTATTCTAAAATCCGCATAAAATCAAAATGCACATTTTCCTACCATAGATGCGTTTCCATCAAATGGACTTGTTGCACATAAAAGGCGGTGCGTGATGACGTATTGGACATAAAATACCTTTTGCGGTTAAATCCcccatgtactgaataaaaaatacacgttaaatgggtttccatcacattttccaaATATTGCATTAAATAGCGAGTGTGCACACTGGTATTGGCACGTGCGTCTAGCCAACAGTGCTATCTGTGTACAAAACatcacaaccgcaaggctctccagagggtggtgatgtctgcacaacgcatcaccgggggcaaactacctgccctccaagacacctacaacacccgatgtcacagaaaggcaagacaataaccacccgagccactgcctgttcaccccgcttccatccagaaggcgaggtcagtacaggtgcaccaaagctgggacagagagattgaaaaacagcttctttaTCAAGGCCAtaagattgttaaacagccaccactagcacagagaggcggctgcctacctacattcttgatatcattggccactttaataaatggaacacaagTCACTtttataatgccactttaagaatgtttacatgtctcgcattactcatctcatatgtatataatgtatactgtatccttcactatcttctttactatctattgcatcttagctgctctgtcactgctcatccatatattttatacttatatattctcatcccattcctttactagattgtgtgtattagttttgttgtggaatttgttagatattacctgttagatactgttgcactgtcggatctagaagcataagcatttcgctacactcgcaataacgtctgctaaccatgtgtatgtgaccaataagattttaTTTGAGTTGCagacccccttttgccctcaaaatAGCCTCAATTTGTCTACAAGTTGTcacaagcgttccacagggaagcTGGCCCTTTAAGATACCTCAATAGAAAATGACTTGCGTAAAagtaagtcacccagtaaaatacgatttgagtaaaagtctaaaagtatttggttttaaatatacttaagtatcaaagtaaatgtaattgctataatatatttaagtatcaaaagtaaaagtgtagatcatttcaaattccttatatttagcAAACTAGACTGCACCAGTttgtttttaatttacggatatccaggggcacactccaacacataatttacaaacgaagcatgtgtgtttagtgagtccgccagatcagaggccgtAGATGACCTGGGATGTTCTCTTGCTAAGTGTGATAATTGGACAATTTCCTGCCCTGCTAAGAATTGAAAATGTAAAGACTacatttgggtgtcagggaaaatgtatggggtaACAAGTACATTATTTATTTGGGGATGTAGTGAAGTGGGCTCTCCTCCTTGGCAGATGTAAGGcgtttaagcatgttaacccttgcaaggctgccggcccagatggtatccctagccgcggcctcagagcatgcgcagaccagctggctggtgtgtttacagatatattcaatctctccctatcccagtctgttgtccccacatgcttccagatgtccaccattgtccctgtacaTAAGAAAGCAAAGATAAttaaactaaatgactatcgcacaGTAGCACTCaactctgtcatcatgaagtgctttgagagactagtcgaggatcatatcacctccaccttacctgccaccctagaatttcttcaatttgcttaccgccccaatagatccacagacgatgcaatcgccacactgcccactgccctgtcccatctggacaagaagcatgcatacctatgtaagaatgctgttcattgactatagctcagcattcaacaccatagtaccctccaagctcatcattaagctcgaggccctgggtctgaaccccaccctgtgcaactggatcctggacttcctgacgggtcgcccccaggtggtgaaggtaggaaacaacgcctcttcgctgatcctcaacattggggccccacaagggtgtgtgctcagccccctcctgtactccctgtttacccatgactgcgtggccaagcacggctccaactcaatcgtcaagtttgcagacgacacaacagtagtaggcttgattaccaacaatgatgagacagcgataaagggaggaggtgagggctctgggagagtggtgccaggaaaataacttctcactcaatgtcaacaaaactaaggagatgatcgtggacttcaagaaacagcagagggagcacccccctatccacattgatgggaccgCAGTAGAGAAGGGGGAAAGCttaaagttcctcggtgtacacatcactgactaactgaaatgatccacccacacagacagtgtggtgaagaaggcacaacagcgcctcttcaacctcaggacgctaaagaaatttggcttaacacCTAAAATCCTCACaaaattttacagatgcacaatcgagagcatcctgtcaggctgtatcaccgcctggtacagcaactgcaccgcccacaaccgcaaagctctccagagggtggtgcggtctgcccaacacatcactgggGGAAAACTTCCcgccctcctggacacctacagcacctgatgccacacgaaggccaaaaagatcatcaaggacatcaaccacccgagccactgaggtctgtacaggtgcatcaaacctGAGAccaagagattgaaaaacagcttctatctcaaggccatcagactgctaaacaaacagccatcactagcatatGAGAGGTGGCTACCAATaagacatagattaggaatcactggccacttttagaaatggatcactagccactttaataatgtttccgtatctagcattactcatctcacatgtagaaactgcactccacactattctacggtatcttagtcacttttaaattgtttttacatattgcattacccatctcatatgtacagttgaagtcggaagtttgcatacaccttagccaaatacatttaaatgcagtttttcacaattcctggcatttaatcatagtaaaaattcactgttcagttaggatcaccactttattttaagaatgtgaaatgtcagaataaaagtagagagaatgatttatttcagcttttatttatttcatcacattcccagtgggtcagaggtttacatacactcaattaatatttggtagcattgcctttaaattgttttaaattgtcaaacgtttcaggtagccttccacaagcttcccacaataagttgggtgaatcttggcccatttctcctgacagagctggtgtaactgagtcaggtttgtaggcctccttgctcgcacacactttttcagctctgcccacaaatgttctatgggattgaggtcagggctttgtgatggccacttcaataccttgactttgttgtccttatgccattttgccacaactttggaagtacgcttggggtcattgtccttttggaagacccatttgcgaccaagctttaacttcttgactgatgtcttgagatgtttcttcattatatccacatcattttcctccctcatgatgccatctattttgtgaagtgcaccagtccctcctgcagcaaagcacccccacaacatgatgctgccacccccgtcatcacggttgggatggtgttctttggcttgcaagcctccccctttttcctccaaacataacgatggtcattttgaCCAagcagttctatatttgtttcgtcagaccagaggacatttctccaaaaagtatgattttgtccccatgtgcagttgcaaaccgtaatctggcttttttatgttggttttgaagcattggcttcttccttgctaagcggcctttcaggttatgttgatataggactcgttttactgtggatatagatacttttgtacctgtttcctccagcatcttcacaaggtcctttgctgttgttctgggattgatttgcacttttctcactaaagtacgttcatctttaggagacagaacgcgtcttcttcctgagtggtatgacagctgcgtggtcccatggtgtttatacttgtgtactattgtttgtacagatgaacatggtaccttcaggcatttggaaattgctcccaaggatgaaccagacctgtggagttctacaatttcttttctgaggtcttggctgatttcttttgattttcccatgatgtcaagcaaagaggcactgagtttgcaggtaggccttgaaatacatccacaggtacacctccaattgactcaaatgatttcaattagcctaacagaagcttctaaagccatgacattattttctggaattttccaagctgtttaaaggcacagcaaacttagtgtatgtaaacttctgacccactggaattgtgatagagtgaattataagtgaagtaatctgtctgtaaacaattgttggaaaaattacttgtgtcatgcacaaagtagatgtcctaaccgatttgccaaaactatagtttattaacaagaaatttgtggagtggttgaaaaacgagttttaatgactccaacctaagtgttaatgtaaacttccgacgtcaACTATACATGTTTTTTGGGTAtatgttaaatattactgcactgtcagagctagaagtgcaagcatttcgctacacccgcaataacatctgctaaacacatgtatgttaccaatacatttgattttattttatttttatttgaagtAAAAGTCCCACGTAGTTTggcgtatttttttttttacaacattttGAACGTTTAcctaaaaatgttatttttccaTCAGACCTGTCACATTTTTTACCCAACATGTATGTTACTaagcataaaaaggttggatggaaacctggttactggTGGTGATATTCATGTTGAATTAAAAAGGAAAATGTCTCTCTTGAAACAAGCTGAGTCATGATTAATGTACATTACAAGTGTCAGTACAGTCCTGAACCGTAACAACATATTGGTCAAAAGGGTGCTAAATTCCACATAAATCCATGCCGGATTTTGCACACAACGCACCGTTATAAGGTGGGCGTGCTCATAGCTATAGTTTCCACCAGCAAAATAAACTACCGGTACTTATGCAATTCAGTAATTCACAGAGGTACTGTTTTTGAAACGCGGTGAGTCCTGTCGCTAGCTGCAGAATTAAATAACTGGACAAGTTACTGGATTGCTTAAAAGGGTGTTTTACTACGATATATTTACTGACAACCAAGGACACCACATGGAAACTCACACCACCGGTGCTAAGGTGCTTCTCAACCATGCTACGACATTGAATCTGCACACGGGAAATTTAGTAAACCGTAGCCGACTCAAGAAAAAATGTCCGTCTTCACCTAGTGAAGAGGTAAGACTGACCATTGACTCTgtcataactagctagctaatgtaagACGTTTGAAACGAGTGCATCACGGCTGGTCAGCTAACTGGCTAGATAATGTTGTTGCTAACTAGCTTGAAAAACCATGGCCTCGACGTAAATTAGTGCGTTTGGTAGCTCAACAACCATGCGTTGTCTTTCCTATATCTATCCCCATTACGTCATTAGAAAACATCAGTTCGCGTTATGTAGTCTGACGTTTATGGCTGTATTGCAAGCCCT
Proteins encoded:
- the slc5a9 gene encoding sodium/glucose cotransporter 4, with the protein product MVFYVFVKMTSTPSLATTTSVPELHEKFALEALDIVVVVVYFVFVLVVGIWSSVRANRGTVGGYFLAGRSMTWWPIGASLMSSNVGSGLLIGLAGTGAAGGIAVGGFEWNAAWVLIALGWIFVPVYISAGVVTMPEYLKKRFGGQRIRIYMSVLSLILYIFTKISTDIFSGALFIQVSLGWDLYLSTVVLLLVTALYTIAGGLTAVIYTDALQTVIMVIGAFVLMFIAFDKVGWYEGLLEQYKEAIPTLTVPNTTCHLPRSDAFHIFRDPVTGDLPWPGLLFGLTVLATWVWCADQVIVQRSLSAKNLSHAKGGSVLGGYLKVLPMFFIVMPGMISRALYPNEVGCVDPIECQRICGATVGCSNIAYPKLVVELMPVGMRGLMIAVMMAALMSSLTSIFNSSSTLFTMDIWQRVRPQASEPELMVVGRVFILVMVVLSILWIPIIQSANSGQLFDYIQAITSYLAPPITAVFIMAIFWRRVNEQGAFWGLIVGLAVGLVQMVLVFVYGTPSCGEIDIRPAFIRDVHYLYFALILLALTGLVITAVSLCTPAIPEHHLHRLTWWTRHSKEPRIDFNDPWTTKPRTPPRTPDPTVGEEAAVEAGPCWKRTGMWLCGLSGPEKKKLTLEEKHALELKLTSIEEEPIWRNVCNANALILLSINIFMWGYFA